Proteins from a single region of Pseudomonas sp. BSw22131:
- the pnp gene encoding polyribonucleotide nucleotidyltransferase — MNPVIKKFQFGQSTVTLETGRIARQASGAVLVTVDDDVTVLVTVVGAKHADASKGFFPLSVHYQEKTYAAGKIPGGFFKREGRPSEKETLTSRLIDRPIRPLFPEGFMNEVQVVCTVVSTSKKTDPDIAAMIGTSAALAISGIPFDGPIGAARVAFHESTGYLLNPTYEQLKASSLDMVVAGTSEAVLMVESEAKELTEDQMLGAVLFAHDEFQSVIKAVTELAAEAAKPTWAWAPKPEATALLGAIRSEFGDAISQAYTITVKADRYARLGELKDQIVAKLAVEEGSPSASEVKAAFGEIEYRTVRENIVNGKPRIDGRDTKTVRPLNIEVGVLPKTHGSALFTRGETQALVVATLGTARDAQLLDTLEGEKKDPFMLHYNFPPFSVGECGRMGGAGRREIGHGRLARRSVQAMLPAADVFPYTIRVVSEITESNGSSSMASVCGASLALMDAGVPMKAPVAGIAMGLVKEGEKFAILTDILGDEDHLGDMDFKVAGTAKGVTALQMDIKIKGITEEIMEIALGQALEARLNILGQMNQIIGQSRTELSENAPTMIAMKIDTDKIRDVIGKGGATIRAICEETKASIDIEDDGSIKIFGETKEAAEAARQRVLGITAEAEIGKIYVGKVERIVDFGAFVNILPGKDGLVHISMLSDARVEKVTDVLQEGQEVEVLVLDVDNRGRIKLSIKDVAAAKASGV; from the coding sequence GTGAACCCGGTAATCAAGAAGTTTCAATTCGGTCAATCGACCGTAACCCTCGAGACAGGCCGCATTGCCCGTCAAGCTTCTGGTGCAGTATTGGTCACCGTTGACGACGACGTCACCGTTCTCGTGACTGTGGTCGGCGCCAAGCATGCAGACGCCAGCAAAGGCTTCTTCCCCCTTTCCGTGCACTACCAGGAAAAGACCTACGCCGCTGGCAAGATCCCTGGTGGTTTCTTCAAGCGTGAAGGCCGTCCTTCCGAAAAAGAAACGCTGACTTCGCGTTTGATCGACCGTCCGATCCGCCCTCTGTTTCCTGAAGGTTTCATGAACGAAGTGCAGGTTGTCTGCACCGTCGTTTCCACCAGCAAAAAGACTGATCCGGACATCGCGGCGATGATCGGTACTTCGGCTGCGCTGGCGATCTCCGGCATTCCGTTTGACGGCCCGATTGGTGCCGCGCGCGTTGCTTTCCACGAAAGCACCGGCTACTTGCTGAACCCGACTTACGAGCAACTGAAAGCATCGAGTCTGGACATGGTCGTTGCTGGTACTTCGGAAGCCGTGCTGATGGTTGAATCGGAAGCCAAAGAGCTGACCGAAGACCAGATGCTGGGCGCTGTGCTTTTCGCTCACGACGAATTCCAGTCGGTCATCAAAGCAGTTACTGAACTGGCTGCCGAAGCTGCCAAGCCTACATGGGCCTGGGCACCGAAGCCTGAGGCTACCGCATTGCTGGGTGCTATCCGTTCCGAATTCGGCGACGCGATTTCCCAGGCCTACACCATTACCGTCAAGGCTGACCGCTATGCGCGTCTGGGCGAGCTGAAAGATCAGATCGTTGCCAAGCTCGCTGTAGAAGAAGGCAGCCCGTCTGCCAGCGAAGTGAAAGCTGCTTTCGGCGAAATCGAATACCGCACCGTTCGCGAAAACATCGTTAACGGCAAACCACGTATCGACGGTCGCGACACCAAAACCGTACGTCCGCTGAACATTGAGGTCGGCGTTTTGCCGAAGACTCACGGTTCGGCACTGTTCACCCGTGGCGAAACTCAGGCGCTGGTTGTTGCGACCTTGGGTACGGCGCGTGATGCACAGCTGTTGGACACCCTAGAAGGCGAGAAAAAAGACCCCTTCATGCTGCACTACAACTTCCCTCCGTTTTCGGTGGGCGAGTGTGGTCGTATGGGCGGCGCGGGTCGTCGTGAAATCGGTCACGGCCGTCTGGCTCGTCGTTCGGTTCAGGCCATGCTGCCTGCCGCTGACGTGTTCCCGTACACCATCCGTGTTGTATCGGAAATCACCGAATCCAACGGCTCAAGCTCGATGGCTTCGGTCTGTGGCGCTTCGCTGGCTCTGATGGACGCCGGCGTTCCGATGAAGGCACCTGTTGCCGGTATCGCCATGGGTCTGGTTAAAGAAGGCGAGAAGTTCGCCATCCTGACCGACATCCTGGGTGACGAAGACCACCTTGGCGACATGGACTTCAAAGTAGCCGGTACCGCCAAAGGCGTCACTGCGCTGCAGATGGACATCAAGATCAAAGGTATCACCGAAGAAATCATGGAGATCGCTCTGGGCCAAGCCCTTGAAGCTCGCCTGAACATCCTCGGTCAGATGAACCAGATCATTGGTCAGTCGCGTACCGAGCTGTCGGAAAATGCTCCGACCATGATCGCGATGAAAATCGACACCGACAAAATCCGTGACGTCATCGGTAAAGGCGGCGCGACGATTCGTGCGATCTGTGAAGAGACCAAGGCTTCGATCGACATCGAAGACGACGGCTCGATCAAGATCTTCGGCGAAACCAAGGAAGCGGCCGAAGCTGCTCGTCAGCGCGTCCTGGGTATCACCGCTGAAGCCGAGATCGGCAAGATCTATGTCGGTAAGGTAGAGCGCATCGTCGACTTCGGCGCATTCGTCAACATCCTGCCGGGCAAAGACGGTCTGGTTCACATCTCCATGCTGAGCGATGCTCGCGTAGAGAAAGTGACTGACGTGCTGCAAGAAGGCCAGGAAGTCGAAGTTCTCGTGCTGGACGTGGACAACCGTGGCCGCATCAAGCTGTCGATCAAAGACGTAGCAGCAGCCAAGGCTTCGGGCGTTTAA
- the rpsO gene encoding 30S ribosomal protein S15, with translation MALSVEEKAQIVADYQQAVGDTGSPEVQVALLTANINKLQGHFKANGKDHHSRRGLIRMVNQRRKLLDYLKGKEISRYSALISRLGLRR, from the coding sequence ATGGCACTCAGCGTTGAAGAAAAAGCTCAGATCGTAGCCGACTACCAGCAAGCTGTTGGTGATACTGGTTCGCCAGAAGTGCAAGTTGCACTGCTGACCGCCAACATCAACAAACTGCAGGGTCACTTCAAAGCCAACGGTAAAGATCACCACTCTCGTCGTGGTCTGATCCGCATGGTAAACCAGCGTCGCAAGCTGCTGGATTACCTGAAAGGCAAAGAGATCAGCCGCTACAGCGCCCTGATCTCGCGTCTGGGTCTGCGTCGCTAA
- the truB gene encoding tRNA pseudouridine(55) synthase TruB, producing the protein MAQVKRIRRNVSGIILLDKPLGFTSNAALQKVRWLLNAEKAGHTGSLDPLATGVLPLCFGEATKFSQYLLDSDKGYETLAQLGKTTTTADAEGEVLQTRPVTVGRTDIEAVLPSFRGEISQIPPMYSALKRDGQPLYKLARAGEVVEREPRSVTITRLELLACEGETARLSVDCTKGTYIRTLVEDIGEQLGCGAYVAELRRTQAGPFDLSQTVTLEELEAMHAEGGHEAVDRFLMPSDSGLLHWPLLQFSEHSSFYWLHGQPVRAPDAPQFGMVRVQDHQGRFIGIGEVSEDGRIAPRRLIRSE; encoded by the coding sequence GTGGCTCAGGTCAAGCGTATTCGCCGGAACGTCAGTGGGATCATCCTCCTCGACAAGCCGCTGGGGTTTACCTCGAACGCGGCTTTACAGAAAGTCCGCTGGCTGCTCAACGCAGAAAAGGCAGGCCACACCGGCAGTCTTGATCCGCTGGCGACTGGCGTGCTTCCGCTATGTTTCGGCGAGGCAACCAAGTTTTCTCAGTACCTCCTCGATTCGGACAAGGGTTATGAAACCCTGGCTCAGCTCGGCAAGACCACCACCACGGCAGACGCCGAAGGTGAAGTTTTGCAGACGCGTCCGGTGACCGTTGGTCGTACTGATATCGAGGCGGTTCTGCCTTCTTTTCGCGGCGAAATCAGTCAGATACCTCCGATGTACTCTGCTCTCAAACGTGATGGCCAGCCTCTATACAAGCTGGCGCGTGCAGGGGAAGTGGTGGAGCGTGAACCGCGTTCTGTTACTATTACGCGCCTGGAATTACTGGCATGCGAAGGCGAAACCGCAAGGCTTTCGGTGGACTGCACCAAGGGTACTTATATCCGTACCCTGGTCGAAGACATCGGCGAGCAACTGGGTTGTGGTGCTTACGTTGCCGAGCTGCGTCGCACGCAGGCGGGGCCGTTCGACCTCTCCCAGACGGTGACGCTTGAAGAGCTTGAGGCCATGCATGCCGAGGGCGGTCACGAGGCAGTTGATCGTTTCCTGATGCCATCGGACAGCGGCTTGTTGCACTGGCCACTGCTGCAGTTTTCCGAGCACAGTTCGTTTTACTGGCTGCATGGTCAGCCCGTAAGAGCCCCGGACGCTCCGCAATTTGGCATGGTGCGGGTGCAGGATCATCAAGGACGCTTCATCGGGATCGGTGAAGTGAGTGAAGACGGGCGTATCGCGCCACGTCGACTGATTCGGTCAGAATGA
- the rbfA gene encoding 30S ribosome-binding factor RbfA — translation MAKEYSRTQRIGDQMQRELAQLIRREIKDPRVGLVTITAVDVSRDVGHAKIFMTVMGQDSAEEIAQSIKVLNSAAGFLRMQLAREMKLRSVPQLHFHYDESVVRGAHLSALIERAVAEDGQHPQGEKPDSTEE, via the coding sequence ATGGCAAAAGAATACAGCCGTACCCAACGTATCGGCGATCAGATGCAGCGTGAGCTGGCACAGCTGATCCGTCGTGAAATCAAGGACCCCCGCGTAGGGCTGGTTACAATCACCGCGGTCGATGTCAGTCGCGATGTAGGCCACGCCAAGATCTTCATGACCGTGATGGGTCAGGACAGTGCAGAAGAAATTGCGCAGTCGATCAAAGTCCTCAATTCGGCAGCAGGCTTCCTGCGCATGCAGCTGGCGCGTGAGATGAAGTTGCGCAGCGTGCCTCAGTTGCATTTCCACTACGACGAAAGCGTTGTCCGTGGCGCCCATCTTTCTGCGCTGATCGAGCGCGCGGTGGCCGAAGACGGTCAGCACCCGCAAGGCGAAAAGCCAGACAGTACCGAGGAGTAA
- the infB gene encoding translation initiation factor IF-2 — translation MTQVTVKQLADEVKTPVERLLQQMREAGLPHTAAEQDVTDIEKQALLTHLKSGHKAKVEEPRKITLQRKTTSTLRVAGSKSISVEVRKKKVFVQRSPEEIEAERKRELDERRAVDNAARQKAEEEARARAEEEARRQPAGAQPSSDANGTVAAPAPEPTPAVAPAPVRETPVAAPTPTLDVRKREEQRRPDKPRADDNSRRGGGGDGERKNAPHRASVKEKAPAPRVAPRTTDEESDGFRRGGRGKAKLKKRNAHGFQSPTGPVVREVKIGETITVGDLAQQMSVKAAEIIKFMFKLGTPATINQVLDQETAQLVAEELGHKVTLVSDTALEDSLAESLKFEGEAFSRAPVVTVMGHVDHGKTSLLDYIRRAKVAAGEAGGITQHIGAYHVETERGMVTFLDTPGHAAFTAMRARGAKATDIVILVVAADDGVMPQTIEAVQHAKAAGVPLVVAVNKIDKPGADLDRIRSELSVHGVTSEEWGGDTPFVSVSAKMGTGVDALLEAVLLQAEVLELTATPSAPGRGVVVESRLDKGRGPVATVLVQDGTLRQGDMVLVGSNYGRVRAMLDENGKPIKEAGPSIPVEILGLDGTPDAGDEMSVVADEKKAREVAMFRQGKFREVKLARAHAGKLENIFENMGQEEKKTLNIVLKSDVRGSLEALNGALNGLGNDEVQVRVVGGGVGGITESDANLALASNAVLFGFNVRADAGARKIVEQEGLDMRYYNVIYDIIEDVKKALTGMLGSDVRENILGIAEVRDVFRSPKFGAIAGCMVLEGVVFRNRPIRVLREDIVIFEGELESLRRFKDDASEVRAGMECGIGVKSYNDVKVGDKIEVFEKVQVARSL, via the coding sequence ATGACGCAAGTCACGGTGAAACAACTGGCCGATGAGGTCAAAACACCGGTAGAGCGCCTGTTGCAGCAGATGCGTGAGGCAGGTCTGCCGCACACCGCCGCCGAGCAAGATGTGACTGATATTGAGAAACAAGCCCTTTTGACTCATTTGAAGAGCGGTCACAAGGCTAAGGTGGAAGAACCGCGCAAGATTACGTTGCAGCGTAAAACCACAAGCACACTGCGTGTTGCTGGCAGCAAGAGCATCAGTGTTGAAGTTCGTAAAAAGAAAGTCTTCGTACAGCGCAGCCCGGAAGAAATCGAAGCCGAGCGCAAGCGTGAACTGGATGAGCGTCGTGCAGTAGATAACGCCGCACGCCAGAAGGCTGAAGAAGAAGCACGTGCGCGTGCCGAGGAAGAAGCTCGTCGCCAGCCTGCTGGTGCTCAACCCTCTTCTGATGCTAATGGCACTGTTGCCGCTCCTGCGCCTGAGCCGACTCCGGCCGTTGCTCCCGCGCCTGTGCGGGAAACGCCAGTCGCAGCGCCGACGCCCACTCTCGACGTGCGCAAGCGCGAAGAGCAGCGTCGTCCTGACAAGCCTCGTGCCGATGACAACAGTCGTCGCGGCGGTGGTGGTGATGGCGAGCGCAAAAACGCTCCGCATCGGGCATCTGTTAAAGAAAAGGCGCCTGCTCCACGTGTTGCGCCACGTACTACTGACGAAGAAAGCGATGGCTTCCGTCGTGGTGGTCGCGGCAAGGCCAAGCTGAAGAAACGCAACGCTCACGGTTTTCAGAGCCCAACCGGCCCTGTTGTGCGCGAAGTGAAGATCGGCGAGACCATCACTGTTGGCGATCTTGCCCAGCAGATGTCGGTCAAGGCTGCTGAAATCATCAAGTTCATGTTCAAGCTGGGCACGCCAGCCACTATCAACCAGGTACTGGATCAGGAAACTGCCCAGCTGGTCGCCGAAGAGCTGGGCCACAAAGTGACCCTGGTCAGCGACACCGCTCTGGAAGATTCCCTGGCTGAGTCGCTGAAGTTTGAAGGCGAGGCGTTCTCGCGTGCTCCGGTTGTTACCGTCATGGGTCACGTTGACCACGGTAAAACCTCGCTGCTCGACTACATCCGTCGTGCCAAGGTTGCTGCTGGCGAAGCCGGCGGTATCACTCAGCACATCGGCGCGTACCACGTAGAAACCGAGCGGGGCATGGTGACGTTCCTCGACACCCCAGGTCACGCCGCGTTTACCGCTATGCGTGCTCGTGGTGCCAAAGCGACTGACATCGTGATCCTTGTCGTTGCTGCTGACGACGGCGTGATGCCGCAGACCATCGAGGCTGTTCAACATGCCAAGGCTGCCGGTGTTCCGTTGGTAGTTGCTGTGAACAAGATCGACAAGCCTGGCGCTGACCTCGATCGTATCCGTAGTGAGCTTTCGGTTCACGGCGTGACGTCCGAAGAGTGGGGCGGTGATACGCCGTTCGTTTCGGTCTCTGCGAAAATGGGTACCGGTGTCGACGCGTTGCTGGAAGCAGTTCTGTTGCAGGCAGAAGTTCTTGAATTGACGGCTACACCTTCGGCCCCAGGTCGTGGTGTCGTGGTCGAGTCGCGCCTTGATAAAGGTCGTGGCCCGGTTGCCACAGTGCTGGTTCAAGACGGTACGCTGCGTCAGGGCGACATGGTCCTTGTCGGTTCGAACTACGGCCGTGTTCGCGCCATGCTCGACGAAAACGGCAAGCCGATCAAGGAAGCCGGTCCATCCATCCCTGTCGAGATTCTCGGCCTGGACGGTACGCCGGATGCTGGCGACGAGATGAGCGTAGTTGCGGACGAGAAGAAAGCCCGTGAAGTTGCTATGTTCCGTCAAGGCAAGTTCCGCGAAGTCAAATTGGCTCGTGCGCATGCCGGCAAGCTTGAAAACATCTTCGAGAACATGGGCCAGGAAGAGAAGAAGACGCTCAATATCGTCCTCAAATCGGACGTCCGTGGATCGCTCGAAGCGTTGAATGGCGCTTTGAATGGCTTGGGCAACGACGAAGTGCAAGTGCGCGTAGTCGGCGGCGGTGTCGGTGGTATCACCGAAAGCGACGCTAACCTGGCGCTGGCTTCCAACGCGGTTCTGTTTGGCTTCAACGTGCGTGCCGATGCTGGCGCTCGCAAGATCGTCGAGCAGGAAGGTCTGGATATGCGTTATTACAACGTGATCTACGACATCATCGAAGACGTCAAGAAAGCCCTTACCGGTATGCTTGGCAGCGACGTTCGTGAAAACATCCTCGGCATCGCCGAAGTGCGTGATGTGTTCCGTTCGCCGAAGTTCGGTGCGATCGCTGGTTGCATGGTGCTCGAAGGCGTTGTCTTCCGTAATCGTCCAATCCGTGTACTGCGTGAAGATATCGTTATCTTCGAAGGCGAGCTGGAGTCTCTGCGCCGCTTCAAGGATGACGCTTCCGAAGTACGTGCTGGCATGGAGTGCGGTATTGGCGTCAAGAGCTACAACGACGTCAAGGTCGGCGACAAGATCGAAGTGTTCGAGAAGGTCCAAGTGGCTCGCAGCCTCTAA